The following is a genomic window from Antechinus flavipes isolate AdamAnt ecotype Samford, QLD, Australia chromosome 3, AdamAnt_v2, whole genome shotgun sequence.
CCGGGAGTGGGCAGGAAGAGTGAGCTCCTCACCCCCTATCCGAGGCAGTCCTCCGTCTCCGCTCGCCATCCCCGAGGCGGGACGGTCCCGCGGCGAGGAGAACGGACCGGGCTGAAGGAGACCCCGCGGTCCGAGCGAGGCGCCCTGGGGGGCGGAGGCGGGGACTGTGGAGCTGGTGCCCTTCCCCCGAGTCCGTGCTGTCAGCGCATTACCGAGCCGGTTTTCTGCTGATAAATGGGAAAGCGATgctggaaaaaaagagagaaagcccATAAGGGGCCTTTTTTGCTGTTCTTCCCGAAAGACACTCCATCCCCTCGCCCCTGGGCTTTTAGCCCCGCTGCCCCGGGGTGTGCAATGCTTCCTTTCCTCCGGGGTCCCGAGGAAACCCCACCTTCCGCCCGGAGCCTCCCCTCCTCCGGGAATGCCTGATCTCTAGTGCATCCTGTCTGTATCCTGCTTGTTCTTAACCCCCGAATTAGCTCCTTGGGAGCATCTATTACTAGTAGCATATAGCAATGATAAAAGCACAATAATTTATGGTTGTTGGAAGCGTCAGATGAGAccattgtaaagcacttagctcagtgcctggcacagagtaagcattCTGTAAAGgttaattatcatcattattattgttgtattagaaaaatatcagaaacAAAGTACTGATTACATGTAAATGCGATGATTTTATTAGTAGTTGTGAAGTCTCAAGACTTTGGACAAGAAAAATAAGTCCTGAGTTTCTGTGGAGGCAGACATGCAGTCAGCCTCAGATGCAGAATCACTATTTAGAAGCAAAATGTTGAATGATGTTTGTGCaacttatatttattatttctcattgaTAGAATTTGAAACAGCAGAAACTCTTCTAAATTCCGAAGTCCACATGCTTCTAGAGCATCGAAAACAACAGAATGAAAGTGCAGAAGATGAACAAGAACTTTCTGAGGTTTTCATGAAAACTTTAAATTACACAGCACGCTTTAGTCGTTTTAAAAACAGGGAAACCATTGCTAGTGTTCGGAGGTAAGTGCCAAAGGAAAGTTATTTTGCCATTAAATTATATGTGCTATGGCCACCTGTGTTTAGAATGCTCTTACTGATGAATGtttgggcagctatgtggcacaatgTATAGCGTGCCatgtttagagtcagaaagactggaagctaaattcaaatctagtctcacatTAGttttatgatcttggacaagtcatttaacccttttgcctcagttttccctcatttgtaaaatgagctggagaaagaaatggcaaaccactctaggatATTTGTCCCAAAAACCCAAATGGAACCACAAAttattggacacaactgaaaagcaGCAATGTTTCctgattaaattttatttatggaGCCTCCCTTCAGGACACCAGAGATCCAGtttagacaatttttttaatttaatttttttgttttaagttctgAACTGTCTCCCTCCTCACCCTGCATTAGAGAGGTCCATCATTTGGCACAAATTTGTAAATACTTATATTAAACCATGCTGTGTAAATACCTCTAtttaccaattctttctctggaaatggatagtaCCTTCCTTCATGGATCCTTTATAGTTTATTTCATTCAGAAAACTTGATTGTTCACTTTTCATTATATCACATAaatcttttccatgtttttctaaaattaacaagctcagctttttaaaaaaatttcagtaatattttatttttctaattacatgtaaagatagttttcagcattcatttttgtaagattttgagttccaaattttttttcttcctcttccctaagaaagcaagcaagcaagcaaaattatacatgtacaatactttaaaattatttctatattagatatgctatgaaaaaaaaatctgaacaaaaggaaaaactacaagaaaaaaagcaagccaaaaaaaaaaaaaaaggtgaaaatagtatgctttcatccacattgattctccatagttgtctctctaaatgcagatggcattttctatttcaaGTCAATTGGAAACACCTTGACTCACTGTCACTtagctgagaagagctaagcccTACCATAGTTAATTATCCGTAATCTTGTTCTTaatcatgtacaatgttctggttctgctctcttcactcaccatcagttcacttttttccaggcttttccgaAACCAgactgctcattatttcttatagaacaaagtattttccatgacattcatattgcataacttattcagccattccccaatatatgtgcatacacttaatttttaattccttgccaccacaaaaattactgctacaaacatttttgcacatgtgggtcttttcccctctcttatgatctttttggaatacagacccgaTAGtggaactgctggatcaaaatgtatgcaaTTTGATAGTTTTTGATAGTGTGTATTTCTAGCTTGTTCTCCAAGGTTGGATCAATGCACAGTTCTAAAATAGAGTATTTTCCACACCccctcagaatatttttaatagagaACACTTGATATTATGGATTTGGCATGAATTTTGAagtaacaaaaaaggaaacaatagcaAATAACAGCAAAATCTATGGTAGCCAAAAGGTTGTTTAATTTTAGTTCCTTAAAAAAcactgttgcttttttttttttttttaatttatttttaatacacattgctttatgaatcatgttgggagagaaaaatctgaacaaaagggaaaaaccatgggagaggaaaaaaaaaacaaaaaagaatttaatatagtatgtgttgatttacattcaatctccatagttctttttctggatgcagatggcatatttttatctaaagtctattgggattgccttggaacTCTGAAccgctgaaaagaaccaagctaTTCATAGTTCATCATTGCACGTTCTTGATGTtattatatacagtatatttctggttctgcttattccactcagtatcagtttgtgtaaatatttccaggtcttttttatagaataataatatgctattaacttcatatatcacaacttgttcagccattccccaattgatgggcactccttttccaattctttgctaccacaacaAAGGCTgctacatgtaggtccttttccctccttaatgatttccttgggatacagacccagtaatggcactgctggatcaaagagtatgcacaatttaatcTCGCTTTGTGCATGGgtgcagattgctctccagaatggatggatcatttcacaattccaccaacgatgcattagtgtctcagttttcccatattgcCTCCCTCCAATAttggtcattattttttcctgtcatcttagccaatctgagaggtttgaggaggtacctcagagttgttttaatttgcatttctctaatcaatagtgatttagagcattttttcaaatgactagatggctttaattttgtcatctaaaaattatctgttcatatcttttgactatgtcaattgagaaatgacttgtattcttataaatttgatatattaattcatatatttttaaaatgagacctttatcagaaacagtggCTGTAAAGCTTTGTACTTGacatttaatcttgtttctgttggttttatttgtgcaaaacctttttaatttaatgtaatcaaaaatgtgcattttgtctttcataatgttctctacttcttctttggtcataaatttttcccttttccaaagacccttgttttcctaatttgtttctggtgtcattctttatgcccaaatcatgtaaccattttgaccttgttttaGTATGGATATGAGATATAGGTCtttgccaagtttctgacattattttccagttttctcaatagtttttgtcaaatagtgaattcttatctcaaaagctgtaGTTTGGGAGTTTATCTATTACTAAATTACTATAGGCCTTGGTTATTGTGTTGTGTATatttaatctgttccactgatccactgttttatttcttaaccagtaccaaatggttttgttaactgctgctttttaatatagttctgGATCTAGTACTGCTAagctaccatcctttgtattttcttcattaattcccttgaccttttgttcttccaaatttgttaacttttttctagttttataaaataattttttggcagtttgattagtatggcattgaacaagtagactaatttagatagaattgtcttTTTCATTGTATTAGCTTGGCTTATCTattagcaattgatatttttccagttgtttagatttgacttaaaaaagtcaaattgtgacaagtgttttgtaattttgtttatatagttcctctGTTTAGCAGgtagacccccaaatattttattttgtctacagctatttgaaatggaatttctctttctatttcttgcagctgggttttgtcagtaatgtatagaaatgctcgtgatttgtgtgggtttatttttatcctgcaactttgttataGTCGTTAATTGTTTTGAGTAGgctttttagatgattttctagaattctttaagtatattatcatctgcaaagaatggtagttttatttcctcattgcctattctaattcctttaatttcttgttctttccttATTGCCAAAGCCAACTTTTCTAGTACTAGTATTTCTAATAGTGTTGAATAATAGTGTTGATAAtaggcattcttgtttcacccctgattgtGTTGCGATTACATCCaacttctcttcattacaaataatagatactacttatcattttaaggaaaagtccctttattcttatgctctctagtgtttttaatagaaatggatgctgtattttgtcaaaagttttttcttcctctgttgaaATTATCACTACTGATATGGTCTGTTTtggtaatagtttttctgatattgaactagcATAAGTCCCATTTCattgtagtgtattatcctgctgataagctgctgtaatctctttgctaatattttatttaatatttttgcatcagtatttattaaggagattggtttgtaattttctttatcttttttggctcttcctggtttaggtaacagtaccatatttgtgtcatagaaggaatttggcaggattcttttttttaaactagttttccaaatagtttacatattattggaattaattgttctttaaacatttggtagaattcacttgtaaattcatctggcttGGAGgggtttttttggctgaggcagttggggttaagtgacttgcccagggtcacacatctaggaagtgtctgaggccagatttgaactcaggtcattctgacttcagggctggtgctctatccactgtgccacctagctgcccctagattttttcttaggaagtttattaatgtcttgttcaatttctttttctaaaatgggactatttaggtagtttatttcctcttctgttaatctggggcagtttgtattttttatcaatgatgctgaagaaaatatctttattatgctttttttcttctatcttcaatgaatttattcatgtaaaaactttaaaattttaattaaaaacctGTTGTTTTTGTGTGTGGTGATTAATGATGACTGCTGTTTAAGTAAGAAATGTTCCATTAGGTAAGGCTGATAGAAAAGTGTGCAGATTGAGGCAAGTgggggtcagaagcaaaacactagtgGGGATGGAAAGggtgaatggagagagaaaagtataaaaggggaaaaatcggatggagggaaatacacagctagtaatcataatggtgaatgtgaatggaatgaactctgataaaaaagaaagcagagtggattaaagccagaatcctataatatgttataatatattatgcttcagctgaagtttaaaaaaaaaaaaaaaggcagcagcAGCAGAGGTAACAAtactgatctcagacaaagcaaaagctttaaaaatagatctaaataaaagaaataaggaatgaaaCTGCATTTTACAAAAGGATATCGTAGATATGAAGtcatattaatactaaacataaatgcaccaagtggtatagtatccagATTCTTAAGAGgggaagttaagtgagttacaagaagaaatagagagcaaaactatactagtgaggatctcaacctccctctctcagaactagataaatctaactaaaaaataaacaaggaagaagttaaagaaatgaataaaattttagaaatgtgaGATATGAGAGATCTcaggagaaaactgaagagacagaaaggaatacacctttttcttggtagtacatggcacctacacaaaaattaaccatgcattaAATGGGCACAAAAacatcacaatcaaatgcaaaaaagcagaaatagtaaatgcttccttttcggACCACAATGCTGCTTTGTTACTAATGGATATTCGGTGTTATTGGGTTTATTCTAATCACAGACGTTttcttctctcatctttctcATCTTAGCCTTCTCCTTGCCAACCTTGACATTCCATATTGCCCATATAGGCAGAGGAAGACATTTGAATGGGAGGTCCTATGCCAACATTAACCACATGGGGACAGTATCTATGAAAAGGTTGCGTTCTTAGCTCTAAGATACCCTATAATGCCTACCCACACACACAATTTCTGGACtttgaaaaacaatttcaataatatattttttcaatttcatgtaaagtagttttcagcatttattttgagttccagatcttttttccctctcctcccctctctcccaagatagcaagcaatccagcataggctatacatgtacaaccaTTTGAAATATAGCTTCATAGTAGTTATGATATGAACGAACAATCAGTACAAAGAGAAAGATCAcaagaaaaagtatgcttccatctgcattcagtctccatagttctctccctggatgcaaatggcacttTCTCTCTCAAGTCTTCAATATATACTTTCCAGATGAATGATATTATACTTTTTAGTTTTGGTtatgcttttttgtttatttgtttatatcgTACTTTCTCTGTTCAGTTTGTTACTCCAGAAAAAGCTCCATAAGTTTGAGTTGGCGTGTTTAGCAAATCTTTGTCCTGAGACAGCAGAAGAGGCTAAGGCTCTGATTCCAAGGTAAGAAAAATACAGGGCCAAGGAAACAATACATAATGACTATAacagtgaaaatgaaaagaaaagtacaaCGAAATTGAATGCCTTGTAGCTATAATCATCTAACTTGCTCTATTCCATCCCCAAAGTGTTGAGAAATATACATATCTCTTTCCATTGGATAGATGTGGAATTATGGGTATAAATTGTTGCATACTTACATCAGATGCCCTGGATGTGTAGATTGATTTTacggaattgtttttttttttttctctgtttcaagAGAAAGCTCACTGGGTATGGGAAAAGGAATAATGTATTCAGAAGCTAATGTGATATAAAAAATCATCAGTAAAACaacataaattattaaatatgtacatatgaatTCTTAAATTTCCTTACCTCGTATTAAACTCTAGTGGAgataaagattaaaagaaaaatgaggttttGTATCTAAGATTTGAAAAATGATTAATGAGGAAACCATTTATTATAACTAAGAAATAATCATCTTTAGgcttaaatgaaaagaaagtagaCAAGTAGTGTTGAAAATTAGTATAGGGAAACTGAAAGGATGTAGAGTTCTTGAGATTGAGAAGAAAGCATCTTCATTGTCATTAATTGGTCATTTTGATTCTCTTGTAGCCTGGAGGGTCGCTTCGAAGATGAGGAATTGCAACAGATTCTTGATGATATCCAGACCAAAAGGAGCTTCCAGTATTAGTACCAGTAGCCATTCAGTGAAGGCAGAAGAGGAAATTTCCCAAAATTCTTCCGCAACtgaaaagaactcacattcttTCCAGAGACTATACAGAAATTTAGTCATAAAAGCTGGTCAAGCCTCCTGTGGACAAGGCAATGCAGAGTAGTCTTGCATCAACAAATAATTCAAACTTGTGAACAGTTGTGATTCTGATTGACTCTGAATATTTGAGATGTGGCAAAGTCCAGGAATGCCATTGAATCTTAAAGGGACTTTGGGATTATTTCCTTTAATGAAGGATTTTCATGTGAGGTAGTGGACCAGTACCTAGATGCTCCAGTCCCTTCTCTTCAAGGGAAATGTTTAAGGGTAAGAATGAGGTGGGAGAATTTAGTCAgtaaatatatatagcatattatTCACTACCTCATATCACTGAATTTGGCAATTCATTTATATTCACATTTCTGGTTTGAATTTCAAGcttgttttgaaatattattgaCCCAGATTAGAATATGTAAAAATAGCTTGAGTAAAAAGAAACTTGTGTCTCATATaaatgatggaaggaaaaaaatcaaagtgatgAACCTATACCTGAAAGTTTGAAATtcttaagaaacagaaaaactgaACACCTTGTAGTCTTGAAGCACCATATAGTCAATTTGGCCAAAACTCAGAGGGAACGTCTGGCAATCTTGGGGCATCACTATATATAAGTTCAAAAGAGCCTTGATTT
Proteins encoded in this region:
- the POLR2D gene encoding DNA-directed RNA polymerase II subunit RPB4; amino-acid sequence: MATGGSDPRAGDVEEDASQLVFPKEFETAETLLNSEVHMLLEHRKQQNESAEDEQELSEVFMKTLNYTARFSRFKNRETIASVRSLLLQKKLHKFELACLANLCPETAEEAKALIPSLEGRFEDEELQQILDDIQTKRSFQY